The following nucleotide sequence is from Candidatus Bipolaricaulis sibiricus.
ACCACGCACTCCTGGTGACCAAGGACGGGGCCGCCCCCAGGCGGCCCCGTTTCTTGGTTCAGGCACCCGGCGACGATCAGCCCTTGCCCAGCCTATCCCTGATCTCGCCCAGCGTGTCGAGAATCCGAAACACCACGATGAGCAGCTCGCACCAGATGCGCACGCCGAGGGGCCCCAAGAGGATGACCAGGATTCCCGTGAGTACTGTCGTGCCGCCGCCGTACGTCGCCGATGCACCGCTGACGATGCTGACCAGCCCGACGATCACACAGGCGACGATGCCAACCCAGAAGATCACCTGGATCGCAACGGGGGTGATCATCTTCCGAAACGATAGATAGTCCTGCATGTGTGCCTCCTTTGGCCGGAGTATAGGAACCCGGATCTAGGGGAGACAACTCGACGCCGGGATGTCGGTGAGTCCCTCCGCGCACATGATCCGCTGCGGCGGACAGAACAGGGCCGGCAGCTCGGCGGCCACGGACTCCCCGATCGGGTTCCCTCCCCGCGCAAGAAAGTGGGCCAGATGCGCATGGAGGCACTTCACGCGCTGCCTGTTGCTCAGCCCGGCGATCCCCGTCTGCAGCCGGTCGAGAGCCCCGACCTTCCCGAGAAAACCCCGTTCTTCGGGCGACAGAAGGGCGGCTCGTTCCCGTCGGTAGCTCTCGTGCGCCTCCGCGTACCGACAGACGAGGTCAGGCTGCACCGCCAGGAGATCCTCGTACCTCCGCACCCCGCCTCCGGATTCCACACGCGCCACCTCGGCTGTCAGGTACGGGCACGATAGCCAGAACAGGGTCGGGAACACCCCGAACTCCGCTCCCTGGCGGTGGAGGGGGTGAGTGAGGATCACCTGAGGGTAGCCGTAGGGACAGCGGTGTGCCACGGCGACGGCACCCGTCGGAGGCCGCCCGATCTGTCGCTCGACAACCCTGCGATCCGCGGGAGAAAGCACGTTCAACCCGCTCCGCGGGCGGAAGCCAGGCGGATGTCCGCCAGCGCCCACTCGTGCAGAGAGATCGTCTCCATACCGGCCCGCCCTAGCGGGCGAAACGCAGCCAGAATGGTTCGTACTCCCTCTTCGATCGGGACCGCACGGCCGATGAGGGACCCCAGGTCGCCCACCACAGCCGGTCTCGAGGCGACACCGCGCGGGGAATAGCCCGGACGCAGGGCAAGGAGAAGCGTGTCCATTGGAATCACGTCCGCCGCGAGAATGAGCGTTCCGTGGTGAAGAACAGCCCGTCGACGCAGCTGCGCTGACCCGGAGATCTTGCGGTCTCCGGCGAACACGGCTCCATCGCGCGCATCCACCGGCAGACCCAGACGACGACGTACGGTCTGAGCGAGGTGGTCTGTGATTAGATCCTGGGACTCCCGCACAGAAGTCCATGGATCGACAAGCGGGAGGCAAAGACTGAAGTTGAGGTTTCCGGGGTGATGGTAGACGGCACCGCCTCCCGACGACCGCTGCAGCACAGGGATCCTGAACTCTTTGCAGGCGGTGAGATCGGCTTCGTCCTCGATGCGCTGTCCGCGTCCCACGACCACGCACCGGGGGTTGCGCCAGATGCGCAGCGTGGGGGGCGAATTCCCGCACGCCACCGCGGAGAGGATCGCCTCGTCCAAAGCAAGGTTGAGCGCGGGATCGCGGTAGGGGAGGTCGAGAAGGATCCTCATCGCAGCGCCGCGTACGCTTCGGCGGCCCGGAACGAGGTTCGGGCGAACGGTGCCGCTACAACGGCCCCGAAACCGAGATCGC
It contains:
- a CDS encoding Lipoate-protein ligase A yields the protein MRILLDLPYRDPALNLALDEAILSAVACGNSPPTLRIWRNPRCVVVGRGQRIEDEADLTACKEFRIPVLQRSSGGGAVYHHPGNLNFSLCLPLVDPWTSVRESQDLITDHLAQTVRRRLGLPVDARDGAVFAGDRKISGSAQLRRRAVLHHGTLILAADVIPMDTLLLALRPGYSPRGVASRPAVVGDLGSLIGRAVPIEEGVRTILAAFRPLGRAGMETISLHEWALADIRLASARGAG